From Natator depressus isolate rNatDep1 chromosome 7, rNatDep2.hap1, whole genome shotgun sequence, the proteins below share one genomic window:
- the KCNK18 gene encoding potassium channel subfamily K member 18 translates to MTENQEIFKKRAHALFTKAKLEWFADPKEQWSFLGSLFFCCTVFTTVGYGHSYPVTKFGKYLCMLYALFGIPLMFLVLTDLGDILAAILSKSYNEFRKLQSKMLASKPAKLCSGCICKKNKDIKTGSSLLMQHKIVIQEPLSITEVLKSQSSVKRKSLQYRNAEIFEMLIARENQYLMPPRIKKFERWSSCPELDSGKMTCVIENFGKELEKLDVPILLMALIVFAYISCAAAILPNWENHMDFEEAFYFCFITLTTIGFGDIHLQHPNFFLFFSLYIVIGMEIVVIAFKLGQDRLIGLYKKVISYVSKKTSTQYEKYPGKK, encoded by the exons ATGACAGAAAACCAGGAGATATTTAAGAAAAGAGCCCATGCACTGTTCACCAAAGCTAAGTTGGAATGGTTTGCTGATCCAAAAGAACAATGGTCTTTCCTCGGGTCTCTCTTTTTCTGCTGTACTGTGTTCACAACAGTGG gttaTGGCCATAGCTACCCCGTAACAAAGTTTGGAAAATATCTGTGTATGCTATATGCATTATTTGGCATACCTCTGATGTTCTTGGTTCTCACAGACCTGGGAGACATCCTTGCAGCTATCTTATCCAAGTCTTACAATGAATTTAGAAAACTTCAGTCAAAAATGTTAGCCTCTAAACCAGCTAAACTGTGTTCTGGATGCATCTGTAAGAAAAACAAGGATATAAAAACTGGATCATCATTGCTTATGCAACACAAAATAGTCATCCAGGAACCTTTAAGTATCACGGAAGTGCTGAAAAGCCAATCTTCTGTTAAAAGGAAGTCACTGCAATACCGGAATGCTGAAATATTTGAAATGCTAATCGCAAGAGAAAATCAATACCTTATGCCACCAAGAATTAAAAAATTTGAAAGATGGAGTTCATGTCCCGAACTAGATTCAGGGAAGATGACCTGTGTCATCGAAAACTTTGGCAAAGAACTCGAAAAGCTAGATGTGCCCATCTTGCTAATGGCACTAATTGTCTTTGCATACATCTCCTGTGCAGCAGCTATTCTTCCAAATTGGGAAAACCACATGGATTTTGAGGAGgctttctatttttgttttattacctTGACAACAATTGGGTTTGGTGATATTCACTTGCAACATCCcaactttttcttgtttttttccctctataTTGTCATTGGTATGGAAATAGTCGTCATTGCTTTTAAGCTGGGACAAGATCGATTGATTGGCTTGTACAAAAAGGTGATTTCATATGTTAGTAAGAAGACGTCAACACAGTATGAGAAGTATCCAGGTAAAAAATAG